The window CatcgtcgcaagagtctttgcTGATTCTTCGTGatcatcacgtatcagtgatccgtatacatgatgacttgcttgggaagatagttgcagtggtttccccttgccttctgcaTAAGCACTTTTTTTGGGGCTATTTAGACCACAAGGCTTGCTGTAGCCCAGCGGCGTGCACAGAGATTTGGGGTAGGTTATgcagaatatgtttgaaagaaaaatcCCATTTTCACCATAATTTCCTCCTCtcaaacattgataataatgagatctaagactttcgcgagtattaattttaatgaaactcatattttcggatttctaagcgtattttattatctttaacgGGAAGACGACAAgtctgccgtgatcacgggcgtcgggagtatgtacttttaaaaaataataaaatatatctagtaattcgaaaatattagtttcatttaaacattgataatattcgcgCATCAAGTTACAGCAGTCCGATCAAAACTAACatcctatatattttataaatctttcaaCTACCTCTGACACACACACAGAAAacgaaataacttatttgtgtgtacacaacttgctagctaattaaaactatcataatactttttattaaaacgaataacATTACCTTCTTTTAAGTTAAATCTAAACTGGCCACACActtccctttgtaattattttaattttattatcaaacaacAATACTTAGAGAGAGCacttagaaaaagaaaaataacaaaatggtgacaaaaataatagaacAATATACCAACAAATCAATTAGTCCCTTTTAATTTGACAATTTCTATGACCTTTTAATCGAGTAGGGTTAAGGAAGCAGTGCGTCTAGAACACTAACACATGCATAGTTTtgcatacacacatacatcgTCCTtgagattatatttatgaaatatatgcaCCGTAGTTGTGCATGCGGCCGCTCTGGCTGGGAAGCGGCGCTAGACGCTAGCAGCGACCGATCGAAAATGTTACTGTTAATGGTTTTTAGGTTgatagatggcacttttaTCAGTTTTACCGAATCAAATGACATTCTTAATGTCTGTAAACATTCGTAGTTCGTAATGTAtcattaaaagtatgtaagtaaGCATTAAACAATGTAGGATTAGTTATGGTACGGGTAGGCTAAGCAATGCTTCTTTCCATCTATGGTGTGCACTCCACTGCTGTAGCCTGttgtgtctaaatactcttagaaagtacatatgactcggaaagaCTCGGACTCGGAAAgacacattggtacttgccacatttcgaacccgcgccctcacgtatgaggcGGACCATTTAATCTCCAGGCCACCGCGACtgctgtattatatatatttaaagttaaattcttTGCCATAACAGTCCATCTATTTTCATTaggtatcaaataaaattgattatttaatattatcttttgaaTTCTtctgttttgatttttttatatatatattttatgttaatatcatacaaatttatattattaattccaaGTAATGATCTAAAGGACAGTTAtggtaagaaaataaaaaaaaattaattaatcaattctATGACGCGTGATGTTTCTGTTGCGCAGACTTACGCTGTAATTGTAAGCAAATGTTTACAATTTCAGCGTAAGTCTGCGCATGTCGTAAATATGACATCACTGTTCAAATATTCAATTGTTTCAAAGGTCAAGTAAAGCTATAAATTCAgaagacaatttttattttatttatttattttagtaaatacatttaaaaaacatactaaactgaaataaaatattgatgaaaaataatgGTATCTACGATTTCAGtaagtgaaaatttaaataaacattttcatgacaaaaaaaatagacgAAACATCAGGTAAAATGTAGTATGATATTTAGTAATCCGAACAACATGTTGAACaatgcaaaaatttatatattggaaaaacaaaactcttttttagttttcaaaaataaaaaaaatcactaaccGAGtgtgaaaataattgaattatcataGTCGTTGATTCAGATATCACATTAAAaggcaaatatattataataaccaaaatatattttctaaatgacGAGTAAAGATATCCTATTGACCTGTTATTGTAGGCTGAGTTTCTGTCTGCCTAGGttagacataaataatatcctTAACAAAAGTATTCACATCGTTAATATaagttgattatatttaatcatgAAACTAGTATGCGAGaagattaaataatcaaaattgatAAGCAACCTTGGAAAGATTAGCGAAGCAGATGAATTtatcattgaattaaaatacttcGAGTGTATATATTGTGTTATCATATTAGACGACCATAGTTGGTCGCTGCGATCTCTGAATATAGGTCGATGTAGATCAATTCTAAATAAGTAAACCAAAGTAAactcaaatattaaacatttaaaatatatagtacaggaacaaaattttattttgtgatgcagaaaaaacttttatcacTCATATAATATACTGAATTTTCTTAGTGacatgtaaaacaaaaagaaaaatcaatttcaGTACATAATATGCTTGCGCTAAAATATCTaagattcaaattttaatatatttttttcataatattttacaactataaggaaaaaaataatccttCTAAATGGATGGAAATCGGAGGTAATTTTAACTGAACATCTGTAAGAAGAGCACATACTTTGTATAGTTGAATTACGTCAGAAAAGCTGAACATAAATACatctcacatctcgtctgcccgtgatcacggttgctgaaaagtaaccgaaacgtcgggagtatgtagttttttacatgaaaataaatcacgcgtagtttatccgaaaaatactagtttcatttaaataaatacatacacatGACAACATACACAAGTTTTATCACCCCCAAGAGTTCCAGTAATAATGTCacttaaacttaattttagcAACGCTGACACCATCAGCACAAAAACGAGCAAAGaggaaaaaatacaaataactcCAAACGTTTCCTTCGCTACGCTTGTGAGTACCCGATTATATattgacttaaaaataaatattgccattaaaattaattatacaaacctTAAACACTACTTTATTACTGAAATGTGTTgcgtttcaattatattttatgaacttaTTGTTTTAGTTTCGCTTCGCTACcataaaagacaaaatattcatatttatagcgATCCTATCCTCAATAGTGTGCGGATGTATGACCCCAATAAATACTCTTCTGTTTTCTTCTCTGCTCCAAAGTATGGTTAACTACGGAATATCTATTGTGGTAAATGACCCTCAAccagatattattttacgtgATGTACGAGACTTTGCCATATACAATAGCGTTGTGGGAGCAATTATAGTTGTATGTTCCTATATAGCTACAGTGCTTATGAATATATCTGCATATAACCAGGTAAATATGATGTACaagtctattattttattttcattatatacaaaataaatacaagatgaatttgaaatgtaatttcTCATATAATCATACGTAAACTATTTAGAACTTCTACAAAACTATTGAAAATTCATGACCTAAAGGGACCTCAAACCATTTTTTCTCAAAGTtgacaaaacatttttcaggTATATAAGATTCGTCAGGAGTATCTAAAAGCCGCTTTAAATCAAGACTTCGAATACTTCGATACCCATCAAACAGGAGATTTTGCTAGCAAAGTGACGAGGTAAATATCGTTATATAAAAAGCGTTCGCCTGCGTTCGACTATCAATACTACTATTTACATgctaatttgaataatatattaaaacaattcatttaaattcggtaaaaagttttgaatatttgaaaatatttttcttagtttGAGCTGGATGACTAGATACTTCTCaacattttagaaaaaaaaaattcagtgcACGGTTAAAGAAATCTAAAGTTAACGTTTaccatttttctttatttacattttcacaAATCCGCATACtatctttttatgttttgttttcatttcagTGATGTCATAAAACTAGAAGACGGTATAGGAGAAAAGCTGGCTACGTTCGTATATTATCAAGTGACATTTTTAAGTTCTGTTATAATGGCCCTTGTGAAAGGCTGGAAACTTTGTCTTCTATGTTTAATTTCGTTTCCAATTACCTTAGTTTTAATAGGAATTGCGGGCTTtgtaggttttatttttattttaactaattataaaaagtatttaatgtatttataatacttatttttacataaatattaaagatggCATCAAGATTGTCTTACAAAGAAGCCGTTGCTTCTGCAAAAGCTGGATCTGTAGCTGAGGAAGTATTGTCATCGATAAGAACAGTATTTGCTTTTAGTGGGCAAAAAAAGGAAACTGAAAGATATGAAAAACACCTAATCGAAGCTAGgagtatcaatattaaaaaaggtattttaaaaaataaattgtattattattgtaaacacGTGGATGGTTTACAGATGCTGATcttctgtaaaatttttatttcgtgaAAATTGATGTAGtgaaatacaaacataaatgtGCAGGACAAGGCTAAACTAgccttaaaaaaaactaggGGTACTGAGTAAAGCGATGCGGAACTTCAAACCCGGCCACTtgcttttcttttataaagcaCAGGTTCGTCCCCACATGGAGTATTGTTCTCATCTCTGGTGCGGTGACCCACAGTGCCAACTTCCACTTGACTCCATACAACGCCAGGCTGTTCGTATTGTAAACGATCCCATGCTCATGGACGATTTAGAACCCTTAATCCTTCGAAAGGATGTAAGCTCTCTCTGTGTGTTTTATTGTCTATACAATGGGTAATGTTCCGAGGAACTGTTCGATGTAGTCCCATCGTCTCCATTCCACCAACGCACTACCCGCCGTAAGGTCGAATTCATCTACATCACCTAAATGCATTCAGTTGCAAGACTGTACGTGCAGGATGTGGAAGGATCTTCCGCCCGAGGTTTTCCTAGAGAGCTATAACGTGGGGCCTTTCAAACATCAAGTGTTCAGGTTGCTCTTCCACATACAAGGTCGGCAACCCATCTATctcttatgttgcagatgtccatgggtgacggtAGCTACTTACCATCAGGTAGGCGGTCTGCTAGTTTGCCCCTTtgggacataaaaaaaagaccaCCGATCAAAATGCAtttaacgaaaattttaaaatatatgaggaACGCCAGCGATTGTAAGACTTAAATTTGACAACTTGATCATAGAACTCTTCTGTCACAGCCCTAGTTCTAGTGGATATGCTCAGATTTATTGTGATTTGAAGAATTGAACGATGTGACaagattaattttcaataggTGTCATCTTAAGATTTCCTCTTTAATtcctaaaatattgaatttttgatACTCTAAATTGTATAACGATAAACACCAATTAATGgcaatttgatatattttaggtATTTTTAACGGAATTATAATGGGCTTCATTTATTTCTGCTTGTTCGGTGCTTACTCTCTCTGCTACTGGTTTGGATATAAACTAATAGTTGATGAACCAGAGACGTACGACGTGGACACGATGATGGCTGtaagtaaatatgtttataatcaaatttatgACATGTCCAACGATagctcattaaatataaataatcaatcataattctatatataatttgcttGTCTCATGTAGGTATTATTCGGTGTTTTAATGGGTTCAACCAACTTCGGTATATCTTCTACTCTCATGGATGCTTTTGGAGTCGCACGTGGAGCAGGAACACAAATCTTTAACTTAATTGATAACGTTCCTAAAATTAATCCATCACTCAATCGTGGGATTACTCCCAAAAGTATAGATGGAGATATTGAGTTCAAAAACGTATTCTTTCATTACCCTTCTAGACCAGATGTACcagtaagttacaatataaagaGACCTAAGACTTTCGGTTCACGatttttcggttactttgcaacaaccgtgatcacgggcagacgaaatgAGAAATTTCTCATCTCGTCTACCCGCTTAGTAATtcgaaaataaacattactttacACTACCgttctgaatatatataatgacaaaactatagtaatataattgtagtttaaaagtttaaattttatattaatgttatagatattaaaaggCATTAATATCAGTGTCAAAAAAGGCCAATCGGTGGCGTTAGTTGGACATTCAGGCAGTGGCAAGTCCACTATTATCCAGCTGATATCAAGAAATTACGATGTAATAGATGGaaatgtaagtatatatattaatagcgaCAATTAGAATGGTTTaagattttgattaaaaataaattactaaataaaactaatattcctGGCGGACAGGTGAGTGTAGAACTTATCTAACGCTCGTATTTGCATTGCATTCCAAATCTTTAAGTAGTTTTCGGACGGgctaattgattataattttacatactaatatattatttaaatttatctcaaattattatgatttctttgAATACTCCTTATACACAAATGtgctttaaaaattcaaatactcGTATgtgttcttatataaatttcacgtAACGGCTGTCAGTGAATCGCATAATgggctttaaatatatatccgaAAGCTggctaacatatttttttacaggtACTAATTGATGGGACAAACGTCAAAAAATTGTCTGTTAGATGGTTGAGAGCTCAAATTGGCCTAGTTGGTCAGGAGCCAATACTTTTCGATACAACAGTTCGCGAAAATATAAGATACGGCCGTGAGGATGCTTCAGACCTGGATATTGAAGAAGCTGCCAGAGAAGCCAATGCACACGAATTTATCACGAAGCTTCCTTTAGTTagtatattactataatattatcatttatgaggacttaattattttttttttatttcaatttaattacaaaaatatgttttctgttgtatattttcattaaatctttctgttataataatattttttaagggaTATGATACATTAGTTGGAGAGCGGGGAGCATCATTGTCAGGAGGACAAAAACAGAGAATTGCCATAGCTCGGGCGCTTGTCCGTAACCCACGGATATTATTGCTAGATGAAGCAACTAGCGCATTAGATACATCCTCGGAGGCCAAAGTACAGAAGGCCCTAGACAAAGTAATaacaacttaatattataaaaaaaaatagtgttttgttttttataataaaatgtattaaattataggcCCAAGAAGGTCGTACAACGATCGTTGTAGCGCATAGACTCTCAACCATAAGAAATGTCGACAAAAtctatgtttttaaagaagGGAATGTGGTAGAAAGTGGAAGTCATGACGAACTTCTTGCTAAAAAAGGTCACTTTTACGACATGCTAATGCTACAAGCTGCACCACATTTAAACGAGACtggtaacaataatttaatatatacccATGCATACGCTTGTATTGGTAATAgacaaatttaatgtatttaatttcatagatCAGGGCACACAATTGGAACTGTCTGAATCCGTTCTGAATGAGAAAGAAGAAGAGCTTGTCGAAATGAGAGACCAAGTAAGTTTTCGTCTGAATAAATagctatttttttcttctgtttaatatttggatcactaatgaaatatattaggaTTGCGAAGAAACACAAGAGGAACCTAAGATTTCATTCTTCCAAGTACTTAAACTGAACTCACCAGAATGGAAGTCAATCACTGCGGCCAGCGTCTGCGCTATTCTAAACGGTTTCGCAATGCCACTTCTAGCAGTTGTTATGGGAGACTTTATGGGTGTAAGCTactaaaaaattcataaaatattatcttaactattcaaaaacataatttactgTAATAATTATGTCATTCACAGGTGCTTTCTAATAATGATCCAGGTTGGGTTAGAGctgaagttattaaatatgtattaatttttttggcaaTTGGTATTTTCTCCGGACTCACAAACTTCGTTACGGTAAAATTATCCGTTACCAAGatagctattattttattttataatgtcactcatttaatatattgtttgcaGGTGTTTATGTATGGTATAGCAGGAGAATATCTTACTGCCCGTTTGCGTAAACTGTTATTTGTGCATATGCTCCAACAGGAGGTTGCTTTctttgatgataaaaataactcaaCGGGAGCTCTTTGCGCTCGGTTATCAGGCGATGCTGCATCAGTTCAAGgggtaagaataaaaatacaaaagaaacgAGTAATAAGTACTATTCTGCGGATTTTGTAAcattgttatacattttaaaccaCAAACTTTATGCCAAAATAGATAGAAAATGACTAAAACATAGTCCgggtgaatataaaattttgaatatttttctaagaaaattattttttttgggcAATATTTCGAATAGTATATCAGTCGAAAACCAAATTTTACCAAACCAATCAATTTtagttacaatttaaaaatattcctagcttacaaataacaataaaaaattcttttttcaaaaattcctTTCCAACAGGCAACAGGTCAAAGAATTGGGACAGTGTTGCAGGCTCTTAGTACATTTAGCGTCGCATTAGGaatctcattatattatgaatggcGTTTAGGATTAGTCGCTTTATCTTTGGCACCTATCATGGGAGCTGTGCTCTACAAGCAAGGGAGAATGATAACAGCACAAACTTTTGGAACAGCTAAAACAATGGAAGACAGTTCCAAGGTATGAAAAATGatagaataaaactatttattatcaagaaaatttttaggttgttgtatttaaaattcccTAAAACCTGTAACACAGATATAGCTGATAGATGTAACTATTCGAATGTCGCTTCTATTTCTTTTGCTCCTCATCCTTGTTTATTCCAAAAGTAATGataactattttgttataacaaaaagttattataacgCTACaagtgaataataataaaagagatatataaaactaagtttttcgaaTACTACtcatctttaattaattattttgcatcTACATAgccccgatgtttcggttcctttacaacaaccgcgttcacgggcagacgagttGGATGTCATCTAgcctgtaaaataataaaaaacgcttaGTAAccgaaaaatttactttcactTAAATGGGTACCCGCGAAAATCttcatcattaaataaatatagaagtacactttaataattatatttgaacttTAAAACAGATAGCCGTAGAAGCGGTGGCGAATGTTCGCACAGTTGCATCACTAGGTCGTGAGCAAATTATTCTCAATAACTACGCAACTCAGCTTCTGCCAGCACTAGTGGCTGCAAAACGAACCGCACATTGGCGAGGTGTGGTCTTTGGGCTCTCTAGAGGGCTTTTTAACTTCGTGTACTCCATAGCCATGTTTTATGGAGGCAATCTAATGGTGTATCAGGGAGTGTCATATGAAATAGTACTCAAGTAAGGCgcaaaatttcatatataatacaataaatcgtttcaattatttctttacatcTAGAAGTGATTTCATTGATTGCTCTTTTAGGTCAGCTCAAACATTATTAATGGGTTCCACTTCCGCAGCTCAAGCCTTTGCTTTTGCTCCTAATTTCCAAAATGGTATTAAAGCAGCTGCtagaattattgttacattgaGAAGACAGTCAAAAATCGTTGATCCGGCTAAACCTGCTGTCAAAAACTTTGTAAGTTTGCCAcccaaaattaatatatttttgttaaataatatagtaatatttttatatcacaggTCTTCTATCAGAGTAAGTCCATattgtaatcattttaatcCTTGAACGAATAACGTCTCTGTAGTGAACGTGAtgcattaaatgaaaaacccATAGAACGTTTGTTGTggccaaaaaaaaatcaattttttttttttctagaaagGTGCAGGCGTAGCAAATATTAGAAATGTTCAATTTACATATCCAACGAGGCCTCTAATACAAGTACTAAAAAACTGTAGCCTAGAAATCGAAAAAGGACAAACAATAGCCCTAGTCGGTTCAAGTGGGTGCGGCAAGAGTACCATCATACAGCTGTTAGAAAGATATTACGATCCTGATGTCGGCACAGTGGTAAAAATACGCAATAATCACAATTCAACATCGTAGTAAACTAAAAAGTTGAAAATGTTAGGgattatctgaaataaaatatatttttttaggatcAAAGAGGTATTCCAATAAGAAAACTCAAATTGGCAGATGTGAGACAGTCGATAGGCTTCGTACAACAAGAACCTATTCTATTTGATCGTACCATAGAAGAAAATATTGCCTACGGCGACAATTCACGGCAGCCTAGCATGGATGAAATAATTGAAGCAGCTAAACAAGCTAACATTCACAGCTTTATCGTATCTTTACCGATGGTAAATAGAATTTCTTGAATTCCTTACCTTTGGATCATACAAGAATGTGAAGATCTCTGATCGTCATTTCAGGGTTATGAGACCAACATCGGTTCAAAGGGCACCCAGCTTTCTGGAGGACAAAAACAAAGGGTTGCTATAGCAAGAGCTCTAATAAGACGACCAAAGATGTTACTGCTTGATGAAGCAACTAGTGCTTTGGACACAGAAAGTGAAAAggtagaaaaattatattttaacaaaatttatgtatcACAACTTGTCTGTCTCGCTACTGACACCTTTAACAATACATCAGGTTatgcttattattatatttttattattttaatgagccttgaaataaattaacaattgtGTCAGTAAATATATTCCTTATTGTAACTTCATAAATATGTTCCTTACAGGTGGTTCAAGCGGCCCTGGAAGCAGCTAAAGCGGGTCGTACGTGTGTCATGATCGCTCACCGACTGAGTACGGTGCGTGACGCTGACGTCATATGTGTCCTCAACAATGGAAGTGTCGCAGAGCGAGGAACACACGCGGAGCTGTTAGAACTCAAAGGACTTTATTACAATCTGTATACGAAAGGAAGTGCATGATTATCACCATCTGTAGCACCTATTTCTcatttcttgttttattagAAGTTAGATTATAAGTGAATAGAGTTATATAGGCTTTCTTCTAAACGCTGCTTttgcttttctttttttttaggtaaaaTCATTACTAAAGATAATTAGTTCTTATTGTTACACATTAATTCTAGAACGGAAAAACTGACAACTTCTGTCAAGTAGAATAACTATATCATTTTCAGTGCTATAGTAAACACTACatttaagttacttttttttgtggTTATCCAAAGTTTTAGTACGCTATATTTTAgatcgttataaaaaaaaaaacaaaaataaagaaatggaatttattattttcaaaatccaACAGCATTGATCTTTAAAGCAAACCTGCTGAGAGATTTTTGCCAAACTCTATAGTATAGTGTTGTTCGAGTCAGTGACGTTTAATATTCCATAAACACCATTTATTACCAAGGAGGCTACATATTTCTTGacgatttttaataactttttaatatcagGGAGAACAATAATCATAATTGTACTCAATTGACTATTGTCATTTAAGTAAACCTCATACAAACATACTTATTGTATATCTAGAGAACAGGATCTagacatattttgtttattattattttttattgataagttaatttttattttatgtcgtTATTTTCTTAGACgtcataacttattttataggtATTGAATCTGATCGCTAGGTACCTAATGGATCTACCTCCACCATATTGCTACATCAAGTAACAGATGctatttgtgtaatattttttcaatctcgtttttatatatatttattgtgtaagttacacaatttttttatacaatttaatgtaACCATATTTGTGAAtcaatttgtatttctttcGTAAAGCAATCTCAAAGATacgatattttgtattttaataaatttttcttttaataaaaatgtatttttttttatttatgtatcacATATTGTAAACTCATTTTGTGCAGAAGATGAGTGTTAGTGGATATACCGAAGAAATGAGATATACGTTTTTAGTGGCAGCGCGTTTAACTACAATGCTAAAGCGTGctgatacaaatttaaaagcgAGGTCATACAAAAACGCTGTTTTATACGcgaactaaaattaaattagattttttttatttaaaaatattattatttctgacATAATTTTGTCCTTATAAAtcgtttatattacataaactacgttttaatttacatcTTAGTTGGATCCGCTTTAGCACCAACCATTCAAAAGCTTTAGTATTTTCAGCTCACGTTTTACTGAGAAgtgatgaaatatttataaatagctatTCAGTACCAGAACTGTAGGTTTTTAAACACCAGTTCCGATACTAGTACTGCATATTACTATTGcattaagtgttatttatatgtattatagaaatataaagttaacgGTGCAAAAGCATTTTGCTAGAAAACTTTAGTGTTTCAG of the Danaus plexippus chromosome 13 unlocalized genomic scaffold, MEX_DaPlex mxdp_15, whole genome shotgun sequence genome contains:
- the LOC116770055 gene encoding ATP-dependent translocase ABCB1-like; this translates as MLPLTFNIGVQYIKWQSKLNNVQTVEETKENIEDVSTNGQLATDECSNADTISTKTSKEEKIQITPNVSFATLFRFATIKDKIFIFIAILSSIVCGCMTPINTLLFSSLLQSMVNYGISIVVNDPQPDIILRDVRDFAIYNSVVGAIIVVCSYIATVLMNISAYNQVYKIRQEYLKAALNQDFEYFDTHQTGDFASKVTSDVIKLEDGIGEKLATFVYYQVTFLSSVIMALVKGWKLCLLCLISFPITLVLIGIAGFMASRLSYKEAVASAKAGSVAEEVLSSIRTVFAFSGQKKETERYEKHLIEARSINIKKGIFNGIIMGFIYFCLFGAYSLCYWFGYKLIVDEPETYDVDTMMAVLFGVLMGSTNFGISSTLMDAFGVARGAGTQIFNLIDNVPKINPSLNRGITPKSIDGDIEFKNVFFHYPSRPDVPILKGINISVKKGQSVALVGHSGSGKSTIIQLISRNYDVIDGNVLIDGTNVKKLSVRWLRAQIGLVGQEPILFDTTVRENIRYGREDASDLDIEEAAREANAHEFITKLPLGYDTLVGERGASLSGGQKQRIAIARALVRNPRILLLDEATSALDTSSEAKVQKALDKAQEGRTTIVVAHRLSTIRNVDKIYVFKEGNVVESGSHDELLAKKGHFYDMLMLQAAPHLNETDQGTQLELSESVLNEKEEELVEMRDQDCEETQEEPKISFFQVLKLNSPEWKSITAASVCAILNGFAMPLLAVVMGDFMGVLSNNDPGWVRAEVIKYVLIFLAIGIFSGLTNFVTVFMYGIAGEYLTARLRKLLFVHMLQQEVAFFDDKNNSTGALCARLSGDAASVQGATGQRIGTVLQALSTFSVALGISLYYEWRLGLVALSLAPIMGAVLYKQGRMITAQTFGTAKTMEDSSKIAVEAVANVRTVASLGREQIILNNYATQLLPALVAAKRTAHWRGVVFGLSRGLFNFVYSIAMFYGGNLMVYQGVSYEIVLKSAQTLLMGSTSAAQAFAFAPNFQNGIKAAARIIVTLRRQSKIVDPAKPAVKNFKGAGVANIRNVQFTYPTRPLIQVLKNCSLEIEKGQTIALVGSSGCGKSTIIQLLERYYDPDVGTVDQRGIPIRKLKLADVRQSIGFVQQEPILFDRTIEENIAYGDNSRQPSMDEIIEAAKQANIHSFIVSLPMGYETNIGSKGTQLSGGQKQRVAIARALIRRPKMLLLDEATSALDTESEKVVQAALEAAKAGRTCVMIAHRLSTVRDADVICVLNNGSVAERGTHAELLELKGLYYNLYTKGSA